In Denitratisoma sp. DHT3, one DNA window encodes the following:
- a CDS encoding SDR family oxidoreductase: protein MSQTSPRIALVTGANRGIGLEICRQLGTAGIIVYLGARDDLLGKQAASALRDTGLDVRYLRIDTDDSTTYQAAHDRIAREFGRLDILVNNVGMGFDWACTAANVPIELVRKTFDINFFSILELTGHLLPLLEKSPAGRIVNQSSAIGSLSLHASPESWAQGDRPLAYCASKTALNAFTQHLACALRNTPIKVNSAHPGIVKTDPNPGGLISPEEGARTAVSLALLPNDGPTGGFFHLDEPIPW from the coding sequence ATGTCCCAGACTTCTCCCCGTATCGCTCTCGTCACCGGCGCCAACCGTGGCATTGGCCTTGAAATCTGCCGTCAGCTGGGCACCGCGGGCATCATTGTTTATCTGGGTGCCCGCGACGATCTCCTGGGAAAGCAGGCAGCAAGCGCCCTGCGCGACACGGGTCTGGACGTCCGATACCTGCGGATCGACACGGATGACTCGACGACCTATCAGGCGGCCCATGATCGGATCGCCCGTGAATTCGGCCGCCTCGACATCCTCGTGAATAATGTGGGCATGGGATTCGACTGGGCCTGCACTGCGGCCAATGTCCCCATTGAACTTGTGCGCAAGACCTTCGACATCAACTTCTTTTCGATCCTCGAGTTGACTGGACATCTGCTTCCGCTGCTGGAAAAAAGCCCGGCCGGACGCATTGTCAATCAGTCGAGCGCCATCGGTTCCCTGTCGCTGCATGCATCGCCCGAATCGTGGGCCCAAGGCGATCGTCCCCTAGCCTACTGTGCCAGCAAAACGGCCCTCAACGCTTTCACTCAACACTTGGCCTGCGCCTTGCGGAATACGCCGATCAAGGTCAATTCGGCCCATCCCGGCATCGTAAAGACCGATCCGAACCCCGGTGGGTTGATCAGCCCGGAGGAAGGCGCCCGCACCGCCGTTTCCCTGGCCCTGTTGCCGAACGACGGGCCCACCGGAGGATTCTTCCATCTCGACGAACCGATCCCTTGGTGA
- the fdhD gene encoding formate dehydrogenase accessory sulfurtransferase FdhD: MGPVGTPVVSNLGTRITAAEEIFADGHRSGVAECRVVEEDVLTIEVEGVGSYALMWTPTEDNSQAAGFTIEDGVLSECGVPESLALAAGFAFTEGIVERVSDIVNMSVCPERADVVRMVLAHPEGVAVRRRNVVMNSSCGVCGGRDQLEAGMTCTARVPDTVRMSVADFLPIRDAMLEHQGIFGRTGGAHGAAVFDRELRVAAVAEDLGRHNALDKVIGYRFLSGLGFDGCGVYISSRVSYEMVAKSVRAGFEVVAAISAPSSMAIDLAERFGITLCGFVRGTSAKVYSHPHRLTSAGSSA; encoded by the coding sequence ATGGGCCCTGTCGGCACCCCCGTCGTCAGCAATCTCGGCACCCGCATCACGGCGGCGGAGGAAATCTTCGCCGACGGCCATCGCTCCGGCGTTGCCGAGTGCCGTGTGGTGGAGGAGGACGTCCTCACCATCGAGGTGGAAGGGGTCGGCAGCTACGCGCTGATGTGGACTCCGACCGAGGACAACAGCCAGGCGGCGGGCTTCACCATCGAGGACGGCGTGCTGTCCGAATGCGGGGTGCCCGAGTCGCTGGCGCTGGCGGCCGGCTTCGCCTTCACCGAGGGCATCGTCGAGCGCGTCTCCGACATCGTCAACATGTCGGTCTGCCCGGAGCGCGCCGACGTGGTGCGGATGGTGCTCGCCCATCCGGAAGGCGTCGCGGTGAGGCGCCGCAACGTGGTGATGAACAGTTCCTGCGGGGTGTGCGGCGGTCGGGATCAACTGGAGGCGGGCATGACCTGCACCGCCCGGGTGCCCGACACCGTGCGCATGTCGGTGGCCGACTTCCTGCCGATCCGCGACGCGATGCTGGAGCATCAGGGCATCTTCGGCCGCACCGGCGGCGCGCACGGCGCCGCGGTGTTCGACCGCGAGCTGCGGGTGGCGGCGGTGGCGGAGGACCTGGGGCGGCACAACGCCCTGGACAAGGTGATCGGCTACCGTTTCCTCAGCGGGCTCGGATTCGACGGCTGCGGCGTCTACATCTCCAGCCGGGTCAGCTACGAGATGGTGGCGAAGTCGGTGCGCGCCGGCTTCGAGGTCGTCGCCGCGATCTCCGCGCCCTCGTCGATGGCGATCGACCTCGCCGAGCGGTTCGGCATCACGCTTTGTGGATTCGTGCGCGGCACGAGCGCCAAGGTGTATAGCCACCCCCACCGGCTGACGTCCGCCGGGAGTTCAGCGTAA
- a CDS encoding YaiI/YqxD family protein, with amino-acid sequence MAIWVDADACPRPIKDILFRAAIRTGCELTLIANQMLAVPPSPHIRSLQVPRGFDVADGEIVRRAQAGDLVVTADIPLAAEAIGKGAKVITPRGETYDAGSIAAALTLRNFMDTLRSSGVETGGPASFSASDQREFARQLDRYLAK; translated from the coding sequence ATGGCGATCTGGGTCGATGCGGACGCCTGCCCCAGGCCGATCAAGGACATCCTGTTCCGGGCGGCCATTCGCACCGGATGCGAGCTGACGCTGATCGCCAATCAGATGCTCGCCGTGCCGCCCTCGCCCCATATCCGCTCGCTGCAAGTGCCAAGGGGGTTCGATGTCGCCGATGGCGAGATCGTCCGCCGCGCCCAGGCCGGCGATCTGGTGGTGACGGCGGATATCCCCCTCGCCGCCGAGGCGATTGGCAAAGGGGCGAAGGTGATCACCCCGCGCGGGGAAACCTACGATGCGGGCTCGATCGCCGCCGCGCTGACCCTGCGCAACTTCATGGACACCTTGCGCTCGTCGGGCGTCGAGACCGGCGGACCGGCCTCGTTCAGCGCCAGCGACCAACGTGAATTCGCCCGACAGTTGGATCGCTATCTGGCGAAGTGA
- a CDS encoding DUF3820 family protein produces MSPEDLERLVTVAMPFGKYKGRLIADLPGNYLNWFAREGFPAGEIGRLLALMQEIDHNGLKPILEPLRQRRAG; encoded by the coding sequence ATGTCGCCGGAAGACCTTGAACGCCTTGTGACCGTGGCGATGCCCTTCGGAAAATACAAGGGGCGCCTGATCGCCGACCTGCCTGGAAACTATCTGAACTGGTTCGCCCGGGAGGGTTTTCCGGCCGGGGAAATCGGGCGTCTCCTGGCGCTGATGCAGGAAATCGACCACAACGGGCTCAAGCCGATCCTCGAACCGCTGCGGCAGCGGAGGGCCGGCTGA
- a CDS encoding antibiotic biosynthesis monooxygenase — protein sequence MTSDSEPFLRVPGDKHEQVFFVVRHRVRAGAREAYERWLRHIMQVAAKFPGHLGVQIVRPPAGRQEYVMAVRFQSQEDAARWHRSADREALIAQLENLLDSDEQIDIVSGIDYWFTPPSGIIPPRWKQLLATTAVIWPLTVLISVLLAPLQEALPRPLPGWLLQGLNILTVVALATYLVMPRWTRLLAKWLYRR from the coding sequence ATGACGTCCGATTCCGAACCGTTTCTGCGCGTGCCGGGCGACAAGCACGAACAGGTGTTCTTCGTCGTGCGCCACCGGGTCAGGGCGGGCGCCCGCGAGGCCTACGAGCGCTGGCTGCGGCACATCATGCAGGTGGCGGCGAAATTCCCCGGCCATCTCGGGGTCCAGATCGTGCGTCCACCCGCCGGGCGCCAGGAATACGTGATGGCCGTGCGCTTCCAGAGCCAGGAGGACGCGGCCCGCTGGCATCGCTCGGCCGACAGGGAGGCGCTGATCGCCCAACTGGAGAATCTGCTCGACAGCGACGAGCAGATCGACATCGTCAGCGGCATCGACTACTGGTTCACCCCGCCCAGCGGCATCATTCCGCCGCGCTGGAAACAGCTGCTGGCGACCACCGCGGTCATCTGGCCGCTGACGGTCCTGATCTCGGTCCTGCTCGCCCCCCTCCAGGAAGCCCTGCCCCGCCCCCTCCCCGGCTGGCTGCTCCAGGGACTGAACATCCTGACCGTGGTGGCCCTGGCTACCTACCTGGTCATGCCCCGCTGGACCCGGCTGCTGGCGAAGTGGCTGTACCGCAGGTAG
- a CDS encoding LexA family protein: protein MASPNKDTEYLDQLRDYYAENRRIPSFRRIATLLGFASKAASSKLLERLATAGYVERTSDDDAWIPTERFFERPLAASFVRAGGPDMVEAMESDPFLVDRYLVRQPSRTVMVPVKGDSMSEAGIHEGDMVVVERRRAAHKGDFVIAIVDNEFTLKELGMERGKFVLIPHNPAYPVIRPKGELEIFGVVTGLVRRYA from the coding sequence ATGGCCTCCCCCAACAAAGACACCGAATACCTCGACCAGCTACGGGACTACTATGCCGAGAACCGCCGCATTCCTTCCTTCCGGCGGATCGCGACGCTGCTCGGCTTCGCCTCCAAGGCCGCCTCCAGCAAGCTCCTGGAGCGCCTGGCGACTGCCGGCTATGTCGAACGCACTTCCGACGACGATGCCTGGATTCCCACGGAGCGGTTCTTCGAGCGCCCCTTGGCCGCCTCCTTCGTCCGCGCCGGCGGTCCGGATATGGTCGAGGCCATGGAGTCCGATCCGTTCCTGGTGGACCGCTATCTGGTCCGCCAGCCCTCCCGCACCGTCATGGTTCCGGTCAAGGGGGATTCCATGAGCGAAGCCGGCATCCACGAGGGCGACATGGTGGTCGTGGAGCGCCGCCGCGCCGCCCACAAGGGCGATTTCGTCATCGCCATCGTCGACAACGAATTCACCCTCAAGGAATTGGGCATGGAACGCGGGAAGTTCGTTCTCATCCCCCACAACCCGGCGTATCCCGTCATCCGTCCCAAGGGCGAACTGGAAATCTTCGGCGTCGTCACCGGGCTGGTCCGGCGCTATGCCTAG